Proteins encoded in a region of the Nocardia asteroides genome:
- a CDS encoding HAMP domain-containing histidine kinase — MRRRLLVALTVFAAIAVLAFAVPLSLTIATSRTQALVLARSGDADRFATLADNAVTAGDSRALADEVLRYHELYGENVLVVDARGATTVNAGADVNAPGILAAVAAARRNQRPHSVDKLTPWGAPTMLVARPVGTGVQVNGAVVIEASTARARGDIARAWAVIVLGGVVAMALFVLLAVTIGRWVLRPLAALSHGVAELTATLPKPRAGTVAPVSIAGRYGGPPEMRALAESFDAMAAAVADSVDAQRQLVADTAHAMRNPLAALTIRLDSLEPAIPASATSTFRGAGAEVDRLTALLDGLLSLAVAETPAAFDLARTAEDEDRCDAVQVVADRFDAWCSAFDAAGQHLRVAPTVERADVAVPADVLAQILDVPLSNATRYAEAGAHTDLVVETEPGWVTVSVRDDGAGVRPDEIDKLTTRFFRGSAARAGGSGLGLPIAAALAQARGGVLTVAAVRPHGLAVRVRLPAGEAR; from the coding sequence ATGCGGCGTCGCCTGCTCGTCGCGCTGACGGTGTTCGCCGCCATCGCGGTGCTGGCGTTCGCGGTGCCGCTGTCGCTGACCATCGCGACCAGCCGCACCCAGGCCTTGGTGCTGGCACGGTCGGGCGACGCCGACCGGTTCGCCACCCTCGCCGACAACGCCGTCACCGCCGGGGACAGCCGCGCGCTGGCCGACGAGGTGCTGCGCTATCACGAGCTCTACGGCGAGAACGTGCTGGTGGTCGACGCCAGGGGCGCGACGACGGTGAACGCGGGCGCCGACGTGAACGCCCCCGGCATCCTCGCGGCGGTGGCGGCCGCGCGCCGCAATCAGCGCCCGCACTCGGTGGACAAGCTGACACCGTGGGGCGCGCCGACCATGCTGGTGGCGCGGCCGGTCGGCACCGGCGTGCAGGTGAACGGAGCCGTGGTGATCGAGGCGTCGACCGCGCGCGCCCGTGGCGACATCGCGCGGGCCTGGGCGGTGATCGTGCTCGGCGGCGTCGTCGCGATGGCGCTGTTCGTGCTGCTGGCGGTGACCATCGGCCGCTGGGTGCTGCGGCCGCTCGCGGCGCTCTCGCACGGTGTGGCGGAGTTGACCGCGACGCTGCCCAAGCCACGCGCAGGCACCGTCGCGCCGGTGTCGATCGCGGGCCGGTATGGCGGGCCGCCGGAGATGCGGGCGCTGGCGGAGTCCTTCGACGCCATGGCCGCGGCCGTCGCCGATTCGGTGGACGCCCAGCGCCAACTGGTCGCCGACACCGCCCATGCGATGCGCAACCCACTGGCCGCCCTGACCATCCGGCTCGATTCCCTGGAGCCCGCGATCCCGGCGAGCGCGACGAGCACCTTTCGCGGCGCCGGCGCCGAGGTCGACCGCCTGACCGCGCTGCTCGACGGCCTGCTCAGTCTGGCCGTCGCCGAGACGCCCGCGGCGTTCGACCTCGCTCGCACCGCCGAGGACGAGGACCGGTGTGACGCCGTGCAGGTGGTCGCCGACCGATTCGATGCCTGGTGCTCGGCGTTCGACGCGGCCGGGCAGCACCTGCGCGTCGCGCCGACGGTAGAGCGCGCCGACGTCGCGGTCCCGGCCGACGTGCTCGCTCAGATACTCGACGTACCGCTGAGCAACGCCACCCGCTACGCGGAGGCGGGCGCGCACACCGATCTGGTGGTCGAGACCGAGCCGGGCTGGGTCACGGTGAGCGTCCGCGACGACGGAGCCGGTGTTCGCCCCGACGAGATCGACAAGCTCACCACGCGTTTCTTCCGCGGTTCCGCGGCACGAGCAGGCGGCTCGGGGCTCGGCCTGCCGATCGCCGCGGCGTTGGCGCAGGCCCGCGGTGGCGTCCTGACCGTGGCGGCGGTGCGTCCGCACGGTCTCGCGGTGCGGGTGCGTTTGCCCGCGGGGGAGGCCCGATGA
- a CDS encoding TAXI family TRAP transporter solute-binding subunit, which yields MSRETIVRRGFGRRGFLALAVAAGVAGCAPRGAGATVRLASGEVGGFYHAFAGLLGLAAAAAADVRIERVTTSGSQANLALLARGEVDAALALVDSVPDSADRVSALGRVYENYLQLVVRSDSSIGSVADLRGARVSLGAAGSGAALTGARILRVAGLDPAADVAISHRPLPEAVAALTAGEADALLWAGGVPTALLAVPSRMRLVDMGELAAPMREWFGPVYDRVAIPADAYPGGVSVHTIGVANLLLAADTMPEDVAAAIVELLVWHADALVPTEAAGTQFLDGRSLISTGPIPLHPGAAAVYRRWHG from the coding sequence ATGAGCCGGGAAACGATCGTCCGTCGCGGCTTCGGTCGTCGCGGGTTCCTCGCGCTTGCCGTCGCGGCGGGTGTCGCGGGTTGCGCACCGCGCGGCGCCGGCGCGACGGTGCGGCTGGCTTCCGGCGAGGTGGGCGGCTTCTATCACGCCTTCGCCGGGTTGCTCGGCCTGGCCGCCGCGGCGGCCGCGGACGTGCGGATCGAGCGGGTCACCACCTCGGGATCGCAAGCCAACCTGGCGTTGCTCGCCCGCGGCGAGGTCGACGCCGCGCTCGCGCTCGTGGACTCGGTGCCCGACAGCGCCGATCGAGTGTCGGCGCTGGGGCGGGTCTACGAGAACTATCTGCAGTTGGTCGTGCGCTCGGACAGCTCGATCGGCTCGGTCGCGGACCTGCGCGGCGCCCGGGTGAGCCTGGGCGCGGCGGGGTCGGGCGCGGCGCTGACCGGTGCACGGATCCTGCGCGTCGCGGGACTGGACCCGGCCGCCGACGTGGCGATTTCGCATCGCCCGCTGCCGGAGGCGGTGGCCGCCCTGACCGCGGGCGAGGCGGACGCGCTGTTGTGGGCGGGTGGCGTGCCGACCGCACTGCTGGCGGTGCCCAGCCGGATGCGGCTGGTGGACATGGGCGAGCTGGCCGCGCCGATGCGGGAGTGGTTCGGCCCGGTGTACGACCGGGTCGCGATCCCCGCGGACGCCTACCCCGGCGGGGTCTCGGTGCACACCATCGGGGTGGCGAACCTATTGCTCGCCGCCGACACCATGCCCGAAGACGTGGCCGCCGCGATCGTCGAACTGCTGGTGTGGCACGCCGACGCGCTGGTCCCCACCGAGGCGGCGGGCACCCAGTTCCTCGACGGCCGGTCGCTGATCAGCACCGGGCCGATCCCGCTGCACCCCGGCGCGGCCGCGGTCTACCGCCGCTGGCACGGATAG
- a CDS encoding metal-sensitive transcriptional regulator — protein MADSPHDHTATDHSAHGYITAKDDYLKRLRRIEGQARGLQRMVEEEKYCIDILTQVSAMTKALQAVAMGLLEDHISHCVVDAAVAGGPEAEAKIKEATDAIARLVRS, from the coding sequence GTGGCGGATTCCCCGCACGACCACACGGCGACCGACCACTCGGCGCACGGCTACATCACCGCGAAGGACGACTACCTGAAGCGGCTGCGCCGGATCGAGGGCCAAGCGCGCGGTCTGCAGCGGATGGTCGAGGAGGAGAAGTACTGCATCGACATCCTCACCCAGGTGTCCGCCATGACCAAAGCCTTGCAAGCCGTGGCGATGGGCCTGCTCGAGGACCACATCAGCCACTGCGTGGTGGACGCGGCCGTCGCGGGCGGGCCGGAGGCCGAAGCCAAGATCAAGGAAGCCACCGACGCCATCGCGCGCCTGGTCCGATCCTGA
- a CDS encoding response regulator transcription factor: MRLAVVEDDDGVGDALVEALNARGYRAERKRRGADLLIAHRDYDAVILDLGLPDGDGLQVLRRLREVSSVPVVILTARSDERSIVRGLRGGADDYLVKPPRIAELVARLETVTRRAAAAAQQAQTVVVTGDVRVDLGARVVEVAGAPVPLTQKEFELVEALVERPGAAVSRQQLMDRIWGDAFVAVSRSLDVHMTGLRAKLNRPGLITTIRGYGYRWGE, translated from the coding sequence GTGCGGCTTGCGGTGGTCGAGGACGACGACGGCGTGGGAGACGCGCTGGTCGAGGCGCTCAACGCCCGCGGTTACCGCGCCGAACGCAAGCGACGCGGCGCGGACCTGCTGATCGCGCATCGCGACTACGACGCGGTCATCCTCGATCTGGGCCTGCCCGACGGCGACGGTTTGCAGGTGCTGCGCCGACTGCGCGAGGTGAGCTCGGTGCCGGTGGTCATCCTGACCGCGCGCAGCGACGAACGGTCGATCGTGCGCGGCCTGCGTGGCGGCGCCGACGACTATCTGGTGAAGCCGCCGCGGATCGCCGAGTTGGTCGCGCGGTTGGAGACGGTGACCAGGCGGGCGGCCGCCGCGGCGCAGCAGGCGCAGACGGTGGTCGTCACCGGTGATGTGCGGGTCGACCTCGGCGCACGCGTGGTCGAGGTCGCGGGTGCACCGGTGCCGCTGACGCAGAAGGAGTTCGAACTGGTCGAGGCGCTGGTGGAACGACCGGGCGCGGCGGTGAGCAGGCAGCAGTTGATGGATCGCATCTGGGGCGACGCGTTCGTCGCGGTCTCGCGCTCGCTGGACGTGCACATGACCGGTTTGCGGGCGAAGCTGAATCGGCCCGGCCTCATCACCACCATCCGCGGATACGGGTACCGGTGGGGGGAGTGA
- a CDS encoding MFS transporter has product MGERRVVANVLRGSIGNLVEWYDWYVYAAFSVYFAKTFFPKDDPTAQLLSTAAVFAVGFLMRPIGGWALGRYADRFGRRSALTLSVTVMAAGSLMIALTPGYQTIGLAAPALLLVARLLQGLSVGGEYATSATYLSEVASAGRRGFYSSFQYVTLVAGQLVALGVQIVLQQFLDADQMNDWGWRIPFVIGAAGALIVMWLRRGMDESEQFRAESGRAAEQGAAGGGQSRGSLRILLQYPRECLLVVGLTLGGTVAFYTYTTYMQKFMINTSGISKSTVAWINFVALLVFVVLQPLAGALSDRVGRRKLLIFFGVAGSLLTVPIMTVLARTTDPVAAWGLMMVALLIITGYTSINAIVKAELFPTKIRALGVGLPYALTVAIFGGTAETIALALKKGGHESLYFWYVAGCIAISLVTYYFMRETSTSSTIDAPEPTATADTGSGAAAAEPGPPLVTVRD; this is encoded by the coding sequence GTGGGCGAGCGCCGGGTGGTCGCGAACGTTTTGCGCGGATCCATCGGCAACCTCGTCGAGTGGTACGACTGGTATGTCTACGCCGCGTTCAGCGTGTACTTCGCGAAGACGTTCTTTCCCAAGGACGACCCGACGGCGCAGCTGTTGTCCACCGCCGCCGTGTTCGCGGTCGGCTTCCTGATGCGCCCGATCGGCGGCTGGGCACTGGGCCGGTACGCCGACCGGTTCGGCAGGCGCTCGGCGCTGACCCTGTCGGTGACCGTGATGGCGGCCGGTTCGCTGATGATCGCCCTGACCCCCGGTTACCAGACCATCGGTCTCGCCGCTCCAGCCCTGCTGCTGGTGGCCCGGCTGCTGCAAGGCCTTTCGGTCGGCGGCGAGTACGCCACCAGTGCGACGTATCTGTCCGAGGTGGCTTCGGCGGGCAGGCGCGGGTTCTACTCGAGCTTCCAATACGTGACCCTGGTGGCCGGCCAGCTCGTCGCGCTGGGAGTGCAGATCGTGCTGCAGCAGTTCCTCGACGCCGACCAGATGAACGACTGGGGCTGGCGGATTCCGTTCGTGATCGGCGCCGCCGGGGCGCTGATCGTGATGTGGCTGCGGCGCGGCATGGACGAGTCCGAGCAGTTCCGCGCGGAATCCGGGCGGGCAGCGGAGCAGGGCGCGGCGGGTGGAGGACAGTCGCGTGGTTCGCTGCGCATCCTGTTGCAGTACCCGCGCGAGTGCCTGCTGGTCGTCGGGTTGACCCTGGGCGGAACCGTCGCGTTCTACACCTACACGACCTACATGCAGAAGTTCATGATCAACACCTCCGGCATCTCCAAGTCGACCGTCGCGTGGATCAATTTCGTCGCGCTGCTGGTCTTCGTGGTGCTGCAGCCGCTGGCGGGCGCGCTGTCGGACCGGGTGGGCCGCCGCAAACTGCTGATCTTCTTCGGTGTGGCGGGCAGCCTGCTGACCGTGCCGATCATGACCGTGCTCGCGCGCACCACCGATCCGGTCGCCGCGTGGGGCCTGATGATGGTGGCCCTGCTGATCATCACCGGATACACCTCGATCAACGCGATCGTGAAGGCCGAGCTGTTCCCGACGAAGATCCGCGCGCTCGGCGTCGGGCTGCCCTATGCCCTGACCGTCGCCATCTTCGGCGGCACCGCGGAGACGATCGCGCTGGCATTGAAGAAGGGCGGTCACGAGTCGCTGTACTTCTGGTACGTCGCGGGCTGCATCGCCATCTCGCTGGTCACCTACTACTTCATGCGGGAGACCTCGACCTCGTCGACGATCGACGCGCCCGAGCCCACCGCGACCGCCGACACCGGGTCCGGCGCCGCGGCGGCCGAGCCGGGACCTCCGTTGGTCACCGTGCGTGACTGA